ATACTTATAATAAAAAGGAATAATCATGAAATTTTCTTCATGCTTGCCATTTTTTCAAAAATTTTTCATTTTGAAATTTAAAAAACAAAATGTATAATAAACATTGTCGATAATAATTTAAAGGAGGAGTCGTTATGCCTATCAATTTAAAAGGAAGAAGCTTGTTATCACTAAAAGATTATACTCCAGAAGAAATAAAATATTTATTAGATTTATCTTTTGATTTGAAATCTAAAAAAAGAGCTGGTATTAAAACAGAAAATTTAAAAGGTAAAAATATTGTATTAATTTTTGATAAAACATCAACAAGAACAAGAGCTGCATTTGAAGTTGCTGCTTTAGACGAGGGAGCACATGTAACTTTTTTAACAAACAGCCAAATGGGAAAAAAAGAATCTATTGAAGATACTGCAAAAGTCTTAGGAAGAATGTATGACGGAATTGAATATAGAGGATTTAAACAAAAAGTTGTTGAAGATTTAGCAAAATATTCCGGAGTTCCTGTATGGAATGGTTTGACTGACGAAGCTCATCCAACTCAAGGATTAGCTGATGTTATGACAATGATGGAATTCATTCACAAACCATTAAATCAAATGAAAGTTGTGTTCATTGGAGATACAAGAAATAATGTTGCAAATACATTAATGAGAATATCTGCAAAATTAGGCATGCATTATGTTGCAGTGGGTCCTGAGTCATTAAAACCATCTGATGATATAATGAACGAAGCTTTAGAAACAGCAAAAGAAACAGGTGCTATTATTGAATATACATCTAATTTAGATGGCGTTAAAAATGCTGATGTAATTTATACTGATGTATGGGTTTCAATGGGTGAAGAAGATAAAATGCCTGAAAGAGTTGAATTGTTAACTCCATATAGAGTTGATATGAACTTAATTAAAAGAACTGAAAATCCTAATGTTATTTTCTTAC
This portion of the Marinitoga hydrogenitolerans DSM 16785 genome encodes:
- the argF gene encoding ornithine carbamoyltransferase, whose protein sequence is MPINLKGRSLLSLKDYTPEEIKYLLDLSFDLKSKKRAGIKTENLKGKNIVLIFDKTSTRTRAAFEVAALDEGAHVTFLTNSQMGKKESIEDTAKVLGRMYDGIEYRGFKQKVVEDLAKYSGVPVWNGLTDEAHPTQGLADVMTMMEFIHKPLNQMKVVFIGDTRNNVANTLMRISAKLGMHYVAVGPESLKPSDDIMNEALETAKETGAIIEYTSNLDGVKNADVIYTDVWVSMGEEDKMPERVELLTPYRVDMNLIKRTENPNVIFLHCLPSFHDFETIVAREAKERGLDIREVTDEVFRSRHSKVFDQAENRMHTIKAIMVATL